A section of the Cryobacterium soli genome encodes:
- a CDS encoding ABC-F family ATP-binding cassette domain-containing protein, whose product MLSVQDLEIRVGARVLMEDVNFRVSAGDKIGLVGRNGAGKTTLTKTLARETLPTKGKIESSGEIGYLPQDPRSGDPDMLARTRILDARGLGTISLGLTQAGIEMGSADSKVSERAMKRYGTLTDEFNALGGYAAEAEAASIASNLNLPDRILDQPLRTLSGGQRRRIELARILFSAAETMILDEPTNHLDADSVVWLREFVKNYRGGCIIISHDIELVGDTVNRVFYLDANRMVIDIYNMNWKNYQRQRVADADRRKKERANAEKKASTLQLQAAKFGAKASKAAAAHQMVARAEKLLSGLDAVRVVDRVAKLRFPEPAPCGRTPLMASDLSKSYGSLEIFAAVDLAIDRGSKVVILGLNGAGKTTLLRMLAGVDKPDTGEIVAGHGLRIGYFAQEHETIDVKRSVLQNMISSSPNITEMEARRVLGSFLFTGDDSHKPAGVLSGGEKTRLALAMIVVSGANVLLLDEPTNNLDPASREEILDALAHFTGAVVLVSHDEGAVEALNPERVLIMPDGTEDHWNKDYLDLITLA is encoded by the coding sequence GTGCTCAGTGTGCAAGATCTCGAAATCCGAGTTGGGGCGCGCGTGCTCATGGAGGACGTCAACTTCCGGGTGTCCGCCGGCGACAAGATCGGCCTGGTCGGCCGGAACGGTGCCGGCAAGACGACGCTGACGAAGACCCTGGCCCGGGAGACGCTGCCCACAAAGGGCAAGATCGAAAGCTCCGGCGAGATCGGCTATCTGCCGCAGGACCCGCGCTCCGGTGACCCCGACATGCTGGCTCGCACCCGGATCCTGGATGCCCGCGGACTCGGCACCATCTCGCTCGGCCTCACTCAGGCCGGCATCGAGATGGGTAGCGCCGACAGCAAGGTCAGCGAACGGGCCATGAAGCGGTACGGCACCCTCACCGACGAGTTCAACGCGCTGGGCGGATACGCCGCCGAGGCCGAGGCCGCGTCGATCGCGAGCAACCTGAACCTGCCCGACCGGATCCTCGACCAGCCGTTGCGCACCCTCTCCGGCGGCCAGCGTCGCCGCATCGAGCTGGCCCGCATCCTGTTCTCTGCCGCCGAGACAATGATCCTCGACGAGCCCACCAACCACCTCGACGCCGATTCGGTCGTGTGGCTGCGCGAGTTCGTGAAGAACTACCGCGGCGGCTGCATCATCATCAGCCACGACATCGAGCTGGTCGGCGACACGGTGAACCGGGTGTTCTACCTGGATGCCAACCGCATGGTCATCGACATCTACAACATGAACTGGAAGAACTACCAGCGCCAGCGCGTCGCCGACGCCGACCGTCGCAAGAAGGAACGCGCGAACGCTGAGAAGAAGGCGTCGACCCTGCAGCTGCAGGCCGCCAAATTCGGCGCCAAGGCCAGTAAGGCCGCTGCCGCTCACCAGATGGTCGCGCGTGCCGAGAAGCTCCTGTCCGGCCTGGATGCCGTGCGTGTCGTCGACCGGGTCGCCAAGCTGCGCTTCCCCGAGCCCGCTCCGTGCGGCCGCACCCCGCTGATGGCCAGTGACCTGTCCAAGAGCTACGGCTCGCTCGAGATCTTCGCCGCCGTCGATCTCGCCATCGACCGCGGCTCCAAGGTCGTCATCCTGGGCCTCAACGGTGCCGGCAAGACCACCCTGCTGCGGATGCTGGCCGGCGTCGACAAGCCGGACACGGGCGAGATCGTGGCCGGTCACGGCCTGCGGATCGGCTACTTCGCCCAGGAGCACGAGACGATCGACGTGAAGCGCAGCGTGCTGCAGAACATGATCTCCTCCTCGCCGAACATCACCGAGATGGAGGCCCGAAGGGTCCTCGGTTCGTTCCTGTTCACCGGGGACGACTCGCACAAGCCTGCCGGGGTGCTCTCCGGTGGAGAGAAGACCCGGCTGGCCCTGGCCATGATCGTGGTCTCCGGTGCCAACGTGCTGCTGCTCGACGAACCGACCAACAACCTCGACCCGGCCAGCCGCGAAGAGATCCTCGACGCCCTCGCGCACTTCACCGGCGCCGTGGTGCTGGTCAGCCACGATGAGGGTGCCGTCGAGGCACTCAACCCCGAGCGGGTGCTCATCATGCCAGACGGCACCGAGGACCACTGGAACAAGGATTACCTGGACCTGATCACGCTGGCGTAG
- a CDS encoding SURF1 family protein has product MSGWRFLISRQWAGYLALTIVFAVICSGLGVWQLARRAEAQAEISRVETNFDAEAVPVTEALPSLDSFEESQKWLPVELTGTYLRDEEILVRNRPLNINPGFEVLTPLLLTDGDVFIVNRGWVPTGEDQNAPDSVPAAPAGEVTVIARLKQGEPSLAGRSATGNQIATINLTEIAERLGTDTYTGAYGLMKSEDPATADRPTAVTRPVRDEGPHLSYAFQWFVFALMGFIGLGWAARQEYRNINAEDPDERVRAADRARRQAAKPRSDADIEDELVDQHS; this is encoded by the coding sequence GTGAGCGGCTGGCGCTTCCTGATCTCCCGGCAGTGGGCCGGTTACCTGGCCCTCACCATCGTGTTCGCTGTCATCTGCTCCGGCCTCGGTGTGTGGCAGCTCGCCCGCCGCGCCGAGGCTCAGGCCGAGATCAGCCGGGTGGAGACGAACTTCGACGCAGAGGCTGTGCCGGTCACCGAGGCGCTTCCGAGCCTGGACTCCTTCGAGGAGTCGCAGAAGTGGTTGCCGGTTGAACTCACAGGAACCTACCTCAGGGACGAGGAGATCCTGGTGCGCAACCGCCCGTTGAACATCAACCCGGGTTTCGAGGTGCTCACTCCCCTGTTGCTGACCGACGGCGATGTGTTCATCGTGAACCGTGGCTGGGTGCCCACCGGCGAGGACCAGAACGCGCCGGACTCCGTTCCGGCCGCTCCCGCCGGGGAGGTCACGGTGATCGCCCGGCTCAAGCAGGGCGAACCGTCTCTGGCCGGGCGCAGCGCCACGGGCAACCAGATCGCGACGATCAACCTGACCGAGATCGCCGAACGGCTCGGGACCGACACCTACACCGGCGCCTACGGCCTGATGAAGTCCGAGGACCCGGCCACCGCCGACCGTCCGACGGCCGTGACCCGGCCGGTACGGGACGAGGGGCCGCACCTGTCGTACGCGTTCCAGTGGTTTGTTTTCGCCCTGATGGGCTTCATCGGCCTGGGCTGGGCGGCCCGCCAGGAGTACCGCAACATCAACGCTGAGGATCCCGACGAGCGCGTCAGGGCCGCAGACCGGGCCCGTCGCCAGGCGGCCAAGCCGCGCAGCGACGCCGACATCGAGGACGAGCTGGTCGACCAGCACTCCTGA
- a CDS encoding DUF3099 domain-containing protein produces the protein MIRYTVTMGIRMVCIVLMLFVHGWWLLVCALGAILLPYFAVIAANVHGEQRTTPVLRPGAIELSRGAEAPHDRAARPETVTPDESARAGDGEDAR, from the coding sequence ATGATCAGGTACACGGTCACCATGGGCATCCGCATGGTGTGCATCGTTTTGATGCTCTTTGTGCACGGGTGGTGGCTGCTCGTGTGCGCCCTCGGCGCCATCCTGCTGCCGTACTTCGCCGTCATCGCCGCGAACGTGCATGGCGAGCAGCGGACGACGCCGGTCCTGCGGCCGGGCGCCATCGAGCTCTCCCGTGGTGCTGAGGCGCCGCACGACAGGGCGGCACGGCCTGAAACCGTCACGCCCGACGAGTCCGCGCGAGCGGGCGACGGAGAGGACGCGCGGTGA